A genomic region of Raphanus sativus cultivar WK10039 chromosome 6, ASM80110v3, whole genome shotgun sequence contains the following coding sequences:
- the LOC108832092 gene encoding uncharacterized protein LOC108832092 isoform X1: MNRHRKLISFARLGLWKSWNKMVGLSSLALAAARSLTSLGVLSIATVALYPNITGVIKYRVELCLDDGAANATFVVFNREMVNLTKQDAAGLTLDEMNGAGLKDSRNVLKALLEKNLFFFQICVTPFNVSPSHRTFTVSAIIESIVPETFETEKTEFVQVEGGVASAPRGRRLKVKTLNQVHPLL; encoded by the exons ATGAACAG ACACAGGAAGTTGATTTCATTTGCAAGGCTCGGGTTGTGGAAGTCCTGGAACAAAATGGTTGGTCTTTCGTCTCTTGCACTGGCTGCAGCAAGAAGCTTGACAAGTCTGGGAGTTCTCTCCATTGCAACTGTTGCGCTCTATCCCAACATCACAGGAGTTATAAA GTACAGAGTTGAACTTTGCCTTGATGATGGGGCTGCTAATGCCACTTTTGTGGTCTTCAACAGGGAGATGGTGAACCTGACTAAGCAGGATGCAGCTGGCCTCACTCTAGATGAG ATGAATGGTGCTGGGCTGAAGGACTCCCGCAATGTGTTAAAGGCCTTGCTGGAaaagaatttgttttttttccagATATGTGTCACACCATTCAATGTTTCTCCAAGCCACCGTACTTTCACTGTTTCGGCAATCATTGAGAGCATCGTTCCCGAG ACGTTCGAGACCGAAAAAACTGAATTTGTTCAGGTGGAAGGTGGCGTAGCATCAGCGCCGCGAGGAAGAAGGTTAAAGGTGAAGACTCTGAACCAAGTCCATCCACTGCTGTAG
- the LOC108832092 gene encoding uncharacterized protein LOC108832092 isoform X2, with amino-acid sequence MNRHRKLISFARLGLWKSWNKMVGLSSLALAAARSLTSLGVLSIATVALYPNITGVIKYRVELCLDDGAANATFVVFNREMVNLTKQDAAGLTLDEMNGAGLKDSRNVLKALLEKNLFFFQICVTPFNVSPSHRTFTVSAIIESIVPEVEGGVASAPRGRRLKVKTLNQVHPLL; translated from the exons ATGAACAG ACACAGGAAGTTGATTTCATTTGCAAGGCTCGGGTTGTGGAAGTCCTGGAACAAAATGGTTGGTCTTTCGTCTCTTGCACTGGCTGCAGCAAGAAGCTTGACAAGTCTGGGAGTTCTCTCCATTGCAACTGTTGCGCTCTATCCCAACATCACAGGAGTTATAAA GTACAGAGTTGAACTTTGCCTTGATGATGGGGCTGCTAATGCCACTTTTGTGGTCTTCAACAGGGAGATGGTGAACCTGACTAAGCAGGATGCAGCTGGCCTCACTCTAGATGAG ATGAATGGTGCTGGGCTGAAGGACTCCCGCAATGTGTTAAAGGCCTTGCTGGAaaagaatttgttttttttccagATATGTGTCACACCATTCAATGTTTCTCCAAGCCACCGTACTTTCACTGTTTCGGCAATCATTGAGAGCATCGTTCCCGAG GTGGAAGGTGGCGTAGCATCAGCGCCGCGAGGAAGAAGGTTAAAGGTGAAGACTCTGAACCAAGTCCATCCACTGCTGTAG
- the LOC108832095 gene encoding MADS-box protein AGL42, protein MVRGKIEMKKIENATSRQVTFSKRRNGLLKKAYELSVLCDAQVSLIVFSQRGRLYEFSNTDMSKTIERYRKYTKDHDTSNHDSEIYVQRLKEEASHMATKIELLEFHKRKLLGQELASCSLEELQEIDSQLQRSLAKVRARKAQLFREQLEKLKAKEKQLLEENVRLHQKTVIDPWRGSIDQQEKFRVIDLNLEVQTDLVIGLPEKHCK, encoded by the exons atggtGAGAGGAAAGATAGAGATGAAGAAAATAGAAAACGCTACGAGTAGACAAGTGACTTTCTCAAAAAGAAGAAATGGTTTGTTGAAGAAAGCTTATGAGCTCTCAGTACTCTGCGATGCTCAAGTTTCTCTCATTGTCTTCTCTCAGAGAGGAAGGCTTTACGAATTTTCCAACACTGA CATGTCGAAGACGATCGAACGTTACCGCAAGTACACAAAAGATCATGACACCAGCAACCATGATTCAGAAATTTACGTCCAG CGATTGAAGGAAGAAGCAAGCCACATGGCCACAAAGATTGAACTCCTTGAATTTCACAAGCG GAAGCTACTGGGTCAAGAACTTGCTTCGTGTTCTCTAGAAGAGCTTCAAGAAATTGATAGTCAACTCCAAAGAAGTTTGGCCAAGGTTCGAGCAAGAAAG GCGCAATTGTTCAGGGAGCAGTTGGAGAAGCTAAAAGCAAAG GAGAAACAATTGTTAGAAGAGAACGTCCGGTTACATCAAAAG ACTGTTATAGATCCATGGAGAGGGTCGATTGATCAACAAGAGAAATTCAGAGTCATAGATCTGAATTTGGAAGTACAAACTGATTTAGTCATCGGCTTGCCAGAGAAACACTGCAAATAA
- the LOC130496350 gene encoding probable zinc transporter 12, with the protein MGRFQKTLVSAFVFFLFILPLIISATEEENECGGSNGGGSAAEKATVLKYKIGAFFSILVAGVLGVCLPIFGLKSESNFFMFVKAFAAGVILATGFVHILPDATESLTSPCLGEESSWGDFPMTGLVAMAAAIVTMLIESFASGYLNRSRLENGDKTLPVSTAGDKEEHSHIGSAHTHASQGHSHGSLLVPQDDLRKKIVTQVLELGIVVHSVIIGISLGVSPSVSTIKPLLAAITFHQLFEGFGLGGCISEAKFEIKKIWIMVLLFSLTAPAGIGIGIGVAEIYNENSPMALKVSGFLNAAAAGILIYMSLVDLVAPLFMNHKAQSSMKIQLACSFSLILGAGLMSLLAVWA; encoded by the exons ATGGGTCGCTTCCAAAAAACCCTAGTTTCAGCtttcgttttctttttgtttattctaCCTCTTATAATCTCAGCCACTGAGGAAGAAAACGAATGTGGTGGATCCAACGGAGGAGGCTCTGCTGCGGAGAAGGCGACGGTTCTTAAGTACAAGATAGGAGCGTTCTTCTCTATCTTAGTAGCCGGAGTATTAGGAGTCTGTTTACCTATCTTCGGCCTCAAGTCAGAGAGCAACTTTTTCATGTTCGTCAAGGCATTCGCCGCCGGAGTGATTTTAGCCACCGGTTTCGTCCACATTCTTCCAGATGCCACCGAGAGTCTCACGAGTCCATGCCTCGGAGAAGAGTCATCATGGGGTGATTTCCCTATGACGGGTTTGGTAGCCATGGCTGCAGCGATTGTGACCATGTTGATTGAGTCTTTTGCTTCAGGGTATTTGAACAGGTCTCGTTTGGAGAATGGGGATAAGACGTTGCCGGTGAGTACCGCTGGTGATAAGGAGGAGCATTCGCATATTGGTTCTGCTCACACTCATGCCTCACAAGGACATTCTCATGGCTCTCTTCTTGTCCCTCAAGATGATCTGAGGAAAAAGATTGTAACTCAA GTACTGGAATTGGGGATTGTTGTTCACTCAGTGATAATAGGAATATCTCTGGGAGTATCTCCGAGTGTAAGCACAATCAAGCCTCTCTTGGCTGCAATAACTTTCCATCAACTGTTTGAAGGTTTTGGTCTTGGTGGTTGCATCTCTGAG gcaaagtttgaaattaagaaaatttgGATTATGGTGTTGTTGTTCTCACTCACGGCACCAGCAGGGATCGGAATTGGTATTGGAGTGGCAGAGATTTACAACGAGAATAGCCCAATGGCACTAAAAGTATCAGGTTTTCTTAATGCTGCAGCGGCTGGAATCTTGATTTACATGTCCCTTGTTGATTTGGTAGCTCCACTTTTCATGAACCACAAAGCTCAGAGTAGTATGAAGATACAATTAGCTTGTAGCTTTTCTCTTATTCTTGGTGCTGGTTTAATGTCTCTTCTAGCTGTTTGGGCTTGA
- the LOC130496035 gene encoding uncharacterized protein LOC130496035: MRGSRTASSDMSAWCSAVVLLSLIFLLSVRENNASNSLRGSQFSEKPCEEIYIVGEGETLHTIGDKCGDPFIVERNPHIHDPDDVFPGLVLRIAPFYFSRKV, translated from the coding sequence ATGAGAGGTTCAAGAACAGCATCTTCAGACATGAGTGCTTGGTGTTCTGCTGTTGTGTTATTGTCTCTAATATTTCTGTTATCTGTTCGCGAAAACAACGCTTCTAACTCGCTCAGAGGGTCTCAGTTCTCAGAGAAACCTTGCGAGGAGATTTACATCGTCGGAGAAGGAGAAACGCTTCATACCATCGGCGATAAATGTGGCGACCCGTTTATAGTTGAACGAAACCCGCATATCCACGACCCTGACGATGTTTTCCCAGGTCTTGTTCTCAGGATTGCACCTTTTTACTTCTCCAGAAAAgtgtaa